The Argopecten irradians isolate NY chromosome 16, Ai_NY, whole genome shotgun sequence genome window below encodes:
- the LOC138310232 gene encoding nicotinamide N-methyltransferase-like isoform X1, producing the protein MCEDDITAMAQLKEEKDLTSFDPEWYMQELVLSDEAANNMKGDVEVFHKFFTDHNLSGKRLLDVGTGPTIHTLITACNHVDEIYLSDFLPQNLQYLEKWRKGEKRQSEQLIDHVMDLEGRQMTAGQRESDLKSKVKGMLPIDVTLSKPLGDASSYSQFDIVVSSYCIETAVFTVDGYAKCVENVSSLLKKDGFLILCACLNGNSYQIGDYKYKAVSITKEGIQSALRQAGLVVIATEELAETDYDAKYLSFDSYLYILARK; encoded by the exons ATGTGTGAAG ACGACATTACTGCGATGGCACAATTGAAAGAAGAAAAGGATCTGACAAGCTTCGATCCAGAATGGTACATGCAAGAACTTGTTCTATCCGACGAAGCCGCTAATAACATGAAGGGTGATGTTGAAGTCTTCCATAAATTTTTCACCGATC ACAACTTGAGCGGTAAACGGCTCCTGGATGTGGGTACCGGTCCGACTATTCACACCTTGATCACGGCCTGTAACCACGTGGACGAGATTTATCTATCAGATTTTCTTCCACAGAATCTTCAGTATTTAGAGAAATGGCGAAAAGGAGAGAAAAGACAGTCGGAACAGCTTATAGACCATGTCATGGACCTCGAAGGGCGACA GATGACTGCCGGTCAAAGAGAGTCGGACCTCAAGAGCAAAGTAAAAGGGATGCTTCCTATAGATGTTACGTTATCAAAACCACTCGGAGACGCGTCCAGCTACAGTCAATTTGACATTGTGGTATCCAGCTACTGCATTGAGACAGCTGTATTCACTGTCGATGGATATGcgaaatgtgtagaaaatgtttCCTCCCTACTCAAAAAGGACGGATTTCTCATCCTCTGTGCGTGTTTGAACGGTAATAGTTACCAGATTGGAGATTACAAGTACAAGGCAGTGTCCATAACTAAGGAAGGTATTCAATCAGCTTTACGTCAGGCTGGGCTGGTCGTCATAGCAACCGAGGAATTGGCAGAGACGGATTATGATGCCAAATATCTTAGTTTTGACTCGTATTTGTATATACTTgcaagaaaatga
- the LOC138310232 gene encoding nicotinamide N-methyltransferase-like isoform X2 produces the protein MAQLKEEKDLTSFDPEWYMQELVLSDEAANNMKGDVEVFHKFFTDHNLSGKRLLDVGTGPTIHTLITACNHVDEIYLSDFLPQNLQYLEKWRKGEKRQSEQLIDHVMDLEGRQMTAGQRESDLKSKVKGMLPIDVTLSKPLGDASSYSQFDIVVSSYCIETAVFTVDGYAKCVENVSSLLKKDGFLILCACLNGNSYQIGDYKYKAVSITKEGIQSALRQAGLVVIATEELAETDYDAKYLSFDSYLYILARK, from the exons ATGGCACAATTGAAAGAAGAAAAGGATCTGACAAGCTTCGATCCAGAATGGTACATGCAAGAACTTGTTCTATCCGACGAAGCCGCTAATAACATGAAGGGTGATGTTGAAGTCTTCCATAAATTTTTCACCGATC ACAACTTGAGCGGTAAACGGCTCCTGGATGTGGGTACCGGTCCGACTATTCACACCTTGATCACGGCCTGTAACCACGTGGACGAGATTTATCTATCAGATTTTCTTCCACAGAATCTTCAGTATTTAGAGAAATGGCGAAAAGGAGAGAAAAGACAGTCGGAACAGCTTATAGACCATGTCATGGACCTCGAAGGGCGACA GATGACTGCCGGTCAAAGAGAGTCGGACCTCAAGAGCAAAGTAAAAGGGATGCTTCCTATAGATGTTACGTTATCAAAACCACTCGGAGACGCGTCCAGCTACAGTCAATTTGACATTGTGGTATCCAGCTACTGCATTGAGACAGCTGTATTCACTGTCGATGGATATGcgaaatgtgtagaaaatgtttCCTCCCTACTCAAAAAGGACGGATTTCTCATCCTCTGTGCGTGTTTGAACGGTAATAGTTACCAGATTGGAGATTACAAGTACAAGGCAGTGTCCATAACTAAGGAAGGTATTCAATCAGCTTTACGTCAGGCTGGGCTGGTCGTCATAGCAACCGAGGAATTGGCAGAGACGGATTATGATGCCAAATATCTTAGTTTTGACTCGTATTTGTATATACTTgcaagaaaatga
- the LOC138310262 gene encoding uncharacterized protein, translating to MEKLHSLALVCTRLCALTSRSLQLKISCSQSQRHGNLLHFKRYKHLCRSYTTTQDLRHKLISPNRNFYIWRTTTSLNCPSIQKSRSAAQQTAPLSISSVHSNDNKSDDILKDDPFFKDLLREIREDFSSYSGTSPPAPGTNNSETKTVGENDDKIKDKNKSIVDESSSDSDYSLSASDSDSSEEERDSSSDTETGHSGKLSKEQGSTTELDLDIGGFISLDQGDDFEEVEEFPDSFEPDRDPAWESPIDLKRGMTGVFDVEELVVLLKADNAKDVCVIRMPDHLRLDDYLVIVTASSYRHMKAMAKDIVHTYKLKKHPSDRFPLVSGVDEGQWAAFDLGNIILHVFKAEVREMYDLETLWTVGPQFDEKNQELVNPYVLEHSDMDWLKEFYQEKEELQKEG from the exons ATGGAAAAACTGCATTCCCTTGCATTAGTGTGCACTCGTTTGTGCGCCCTCACTTCCAGAAGTCTCCAACTTAAAATCTCATGTTCTCAAAGTCAGAGACATGGCAATCTTCTACATTTTAAAAGATACAAGCACTTGTGTAGATCATACACAACAACACAGGATCTGAGACACAAACTCATATCCCCAAACAGAAACTTTTATATCTGGCGGACAACCACCTCTTTAAATTGTCCATCGATACAGAAATCCAGATCAGCTGCTCAACAGACAGCGCCGTTGTCCATATCTTCAGTTCATTCCAATGACAACAAAAGTGATGACATTCTGAAGGATGACCCATTTTTTAAAGATCTTTTACGAGAAATCAGAGAGGACTTTTCTTCATATTCTGGTACCAGTCCACCAGCTCCAGGTACAAATAATAGTGAAACAAAAACTGTTGGAGAAAACGATGACAAAAtcaaagataaaaacaaaagtattgTAGATGAAAGCAGCAGTGATAGTGATTACTCATTGTCTGCGAGTGACAGTGACAGTTCAGAAGAGGAGAGAGATTCTTCATCAGATACAGAAACTGGACATAGTGGGAAACTTTCAAAAGAACAAGGTTCTACTACAGAACTTGATCTGGACATCGGAGGATTCATTAGTCTTGATCAGGGAGATGATTTTGAAGAAGTGGAGGAGTTCCCAGACTCATTTGAACCAGACAGAGACCCAGCATGGGAATCGCCGATCGACCTCAAAC GGGGAATGACGGGTGTGTTTGATGTGGAGGAACTGGTAGTTTTACTGAAGGCTGACAATGCTAAGGATGTTTGTGTTATACGGATGCCGGACCATCTAAGACTTGACGACTACTTAGTTATTGTGACGGCTTCGTCCTACCGACACATGAAAGCTATGGCCAAAGACATTGTACACACT TATAAACTAAAGAAGCACCCGTCTGACAGATTTCCGTTGGTATCGGGTGTAGACGAAGGACAGTGGGCAGCCTTTGATCTAG GTAATATCATCTTGCATGTGTTTAAAGCAGAAGTACGAGAGATGTATGACCTTGAAACGCTGTGGACTGTCGGACCTCAATTTGATGAGAAAAACCAAGAGTTAGTCAATCCTTACGTACTGGAACACTCAGATATGGACTGGCTTAAGGAGTTTTACCAAGAGAAGGAAGAACTTCAGAAAGAAGGCTGA
- the LOC138310263 gene encoding transmembrane protein 41A-A-like: protein MASILWLPVIVITASAYLYVLSINVPEMDYTGKNCTSEDLKFPRNIQELTSLAILLKEYKTDHLSYVLLLFCSAYLYKQSFAIPGSVFMNLLAGALFPTWLGFVIVCTLTACGATCCYTWSKLCGKSYIIKYFPDKVSFLQRKVEENIDSLFYFLLFLRFFPMTPNWFLNMASPIVNIPVHMFFLSVFIGLIPYNFICVQTGSMLSELRSVNDIFTPWTMAKLGFIAMMALVPGLVTKQLKRNIKTD from the exons ATGGCATCCATTTTATGGCTCCCAGTGATAGTAATCACAGCATCTGCTTACTTGTATGTCCTGTCTATAAATGTACCTGAGATGGACTACACTGGCAAAaattgtaccag tgaggatcTAAAGTTCCCGCGAAATATCCAGGAACTGACCAGTCTGGCCATCCTTCTGAAAGAATACAAGACTGACCACCTGTCCTACGTCCTCCTATTGTTCTGTAGTGCCTACCTTTACAAACAGTCATTTGCCATCCCCGGATCTGTGTTCATG AACTTGTTAGCTGGAGCCCTGTTTCCCACTTGGCTTGGTTTCGTTATCGTATGTACTCTGACAGCATGTGGCGCCACCTGTTGTTACACCTGGTCGAAATTATGTGGaaaatcatacatcatcaagtACTTCCCAGATAAAGTCAGTTTTCTACAACGAAAG gTCGAGGAAAACATAGACAGTCTGTTTTATTTCCTGCTGTTTTTGAGATTTTTCCCCATGACGCCAAACTGGTTCCTGAACATGGCATCACCTATTGTCAACATTCCTGTCCATATGTTCTTTCTGTCTGTGTTTATAG GTTTAATTCCATACAACTTCATCTGTGTGCAGACAGGAAGCATGTTATCAGAGCTACGGTCTGTGAATGATATATTTACACCCTGGACGATGGCCAAGTTAGGATTTATAGCCATGATGGCACTCGTGCCAGGACTGGTTACCAAGCAACTCAAAAGGAACATCAAGACAGATTGA